Proteins co-encoded in one Papaver somniferum cultivar HN1 chromosome 5, ASM357369v1, whole genome shotgun sequence genomic window:
- the LOC113283720 gene encoding uncharacterized protein LOC113283720 isoform X2, with product MNQGPKSLGQNWLTIRSFWVFMETLSQSRMLRNSIQSSSCATRALFIFDGCISSSAKRVARRLWISTTCLELGFHVHRDNNGTLDTLNR from the exons ATGAACCAAG GTCCTAAAAGTTTGGGACAAAATTGGCTTACCATTAGAAG TTTCTGGGTCTTTATGGAGACACTCAGTCAATCAAGAATGCTTAGAAACAGCATTCAAAGCTCTTCTTGTGCCACAAGGGCTCTTTTCATATTCGATGGGTGCATATCCAGCAGCGCAAAACGTGTGGCCCGCAGGTTATGGATCTCAACCACATGCTTGGAACTAGGCTTCCACGTGCATAGAGACAACAATGGAACACTGGATACACTCAACAG GTAA
- the LOC113283722 gene encoding transcription repressor OFP1-like encodes MGNYKFRLSDMMPNAWFYKLKNGHPHPVKNKQKNLHHHHYLIQPPPPTSSTPPYHHQTEQISHPRHSCYFTREIHIKPEANDQVLLDIHKAIQNSSPKNSKVSDLHYIAAAAAEPPRKSSKRSRPKNSRRRSTGNNKSVSSVSPSCNCRDIRESSSSAWSSASKSDSTPAVSPELDNDQECAESITVDANSVSMSMSSSTTSCSCRVSASTTDIIIDITDSKKSSCAEKFDDGFDPIMELELPPIITKLPTNKTREQKSSRRRKSSTSKDVEENNVHGSLSSKEQKSSPFVRKSISAGSPGLKLRSNSPRILSRKVHSKDMTMTFLGAKPNKQRTTTTTGMKKPTTISSSKLIPVVSSNVSDSFAVIKSSFDPQRDFRESMVEMIVENDLRKSGDLEELLACYLSLNSNEYHDIIVKVFQQIWFDLTDIH; translated from the coding sequence atgggGAATTACAAGTTTAGATTATCAGATATGATGCCAAATGCATGGTTTTACAAGCTCAAAAATGGTCATCCTCATCCAGTTAAGAACAAGCAAAAAaatcttcaccaccaccattatctgatacaaccaccaccaccaactagtTCAACACCACCATATCATCATCAAACAGAGCAAATTTCTCATCCTAGGCATTCTTGCTACTTCACCAGAGAAATTCACATTAAACCTGAAGCCAATGATCAGGTACTACTTGATATTCATAAGGCCATTCAGAATTCATCACCAAAAAACTCAAAAGTTTCCGACCTTCATTacattgcagcagcagcagcagagccaCCAAGAAAATCATCCAAAAGATCAAGGCCGAAGAACAGTCGAAGAAGAAGTACAGGTAATAATAAATCAGTTTCTTCGGTTTCACCGTCTTGTAATTGTCGAGATATTCGAGAATCATCATCATCCGCATGGAGTTCTGCTAGTAAGTCTGATTCTACACCTGCTGTTTCTCCTGAACTAGACAATGATCAAGAATGTGCTGAATCAATAACAGTTGACGCTAACTCTGTGTCTATGTCGATGTCTAGTAGTACTACTTCTTGTAGTTGCAGAGTAAGTGCTTCAACTACTGATATCATTATAGATATTACTGatagtaaaaaatcttcttgtgCTGAGAAATTCGATGATGGGTTCGATCCCATTATGGAGCTTGAACTTCCTCCGATCATTACCAAGCTGCCTACAAACAAGACGAGAGAACAAAAATCAtccagaagaagaaaatcatcaaccAGTAAAGATGTGGAAGAAAACAATGTCCATGGGTCACTTTCTTCGAAAGAACAAAAATCTAGTCCTTTTGTTCGAAAATCTATCTCAGCGGGATCTCCGGGACTTAAGCTTCGATCAAATTCTCCGAGAATTCTGTCACGTAAAGTCCACTCGAAGGACATGACGATGACGTTCCTTGGAGCAAAGCCAAATAAGCAacgtaccaccaccaccaccggaaTGAAGAAACCGACAACCATCTCATCATCGAAATTAATACCGGTGGTGTCGTCGAATGTTTCGGATAGTTTTGCAGTCATAAAATCTTCATTTGATCCTCAAAGGGATTTTAGAGAGTCAATGGTGGAGATGATTGTTGAGAATGATTTAAGGAAATCAGGTGATTTAGAAGAACTATTAGCTTGTTATCTTTCATTAAATTCAAATGAATATCATGATATCATCGTTAAAGTATTTCAACAAATTTGGTTTGATCTTACTGACATTCATTAG
- the LOC113283720 gene encoding uncharacterized protein LOC113283720 isoform X1 translates to MNQGPKSLGQNWLTIRSFWVFMETLSQSRMLRNSIQSSSCATRALFIFDGCISSSAKRVARRLWISTTCLELGFHVHRDNNGTLDTLNRREFIVKAKEREKENHKIIQRLTEKL, encoded by the exons ATGAACCAAG GTCCTAAAAGTTTGGGACAAAATTGGCTTACCATTAGAAG TTTCTGGGTCTTTATGGAGACACTCAGTCAATCAAGAATGCTTAGAAACAGCATTCAAAGCTCTTCTTGTGCCACAAGGGCTCTTTTCATATTCGATGGGTGCATATCCAGCAGCGCAAAACGTGTGGCCCGCAGGTTATGGATCTCAACCACATGCTTGGAACTAGGCTTCCACGTGCATAGAGACAACAATGGAACACTGGATACACTCAACAGGCGGGAATTCATA GTAAAAGCTAAGGAAAGGGAGAAAGAAAACCATAAAATCATACAAAGATTGACCGAAAAATTATGA
- the LOC113283721 gene encoding uncharacterized protein LOC113283721, with protein MARRILNEAMSKIVNGQRRNGVTSSLQPVSGLISSFFNGGRSFVSTPIDVLDQEEAIEPGLLALKDGHSGLPNKKKSASSSKCSEILSYMGGLDGDQNQLIKKLVNFRMKEGQRTKSRAVLYQTFRRLARTERDAIKLLVDAVENVKPICEVKKVGVAGSLYDVPGIVSRDRQQTLAIRWILGEAGSKKGSKKASTEESLSAEILNAYRKRGGARKKRETLHGLASSHRGFAHFRWW; from the exons ATGGCTAGGAGAATattgaatgaagcaatgagtaaAATTGTCAATGGGCAGAGGAGAAATGGAGTTACATCCAGTTTGCAACCTGTATCTGGTCTAATATCATCATTTTTCAACGGAG GAAGATCTTTTGTTTCTACTCCAATTGATGTTTTGGATCAGGAGGAAGCCATAGAACCAGGATTGTTGGCACTGAAAGATGGACATTCAGGGTTGCCCAATAAAAAGAAATCGGCCTCGTCGTCCAAGTGCTCGGAAATTCTTAGCTACATGGGAGGCCTGGATGGTGACCAAAACCAATTGATCAAGAAGTTGGTTAACTTTAGGATGAAAGAGGGTCAAAGAACAAAATCTCGTGCTGTTCTGTATCAAACTTTCCGTCGCCTAGCTCGAACAGAACGCGATGCAATCAAACTGCTGGTTGACGCCGTAGAGAATGTTAAGCCCATATGCGAAGTCAAAAAAGTTGGGGTAGCAGGTAGTCTTTATGATGTCCCAGGGATTGTATCTAGGGATCGTCAGCAAACTTTAGCTATTCGCTGGATTCTTGGAGAAGCAGGTTCCAAAAAAGGGAGCAAGAAGGCAAGTACGGAGGAATCTCTCTCTGCTGAGATACTGAATGCTTACCGTAAGAGGGGAGGTGCACGTAAGAAAAGGGAGACTCTTCATGGACTTGCTTCAAGCCACCGAGGTTTCGCACATTTCAGATGGTGGTAA